One part of the Helicoverpa armigera isolate CAAS_96S chromosome 3, ASM3070526v1, whole genome shotgun sequence genome encodes these proteins:
- the LOC110375124 gene encoding CD2 antigen cytoplasmic tail-binding protein 2 homolog encodes MAKRSADEAFLVEETIKKTEGKKHSLDSDEEDSGAEEERNNVLHADDIEGEEDGVGGMEGEITITPFNMKEELEEGHFDNQGHYHWKKEKEIRDGWLDNIDWVKVKGRPEDKYKVHKDNDTKGLGDESSSEEDEPEEKFDLLENYKEIFKHMKPRETIAKTLQRLGASSKISSAERWKRKKAGIVDENSTIVTRVTELANQILTKLGNMDIYQETYEKIEAIIAKHENKKEDTDLDMYADDFDQKEKSVLDKNNPAGTESEKKDEEEEQQEVKWEFKWNQNDEDTSGPHSTEQMHKWSSEGYFKTGVWVRKQGEDSQFYTSNRIDFELYL; translated from the exons atgGCTAAACGATCAGCCGATGAAGCTTTTCTTGTggaagaaacaataaaaaaaacagaaggTAAAAAGCACTCGCTAGATTCTGATGAAGAGGACAGTGGAGCGGAGGAAGAAAGGAATAATGTTCTCCATGCCGATGATATCGAAGGTGAAGAAGACGGAGTTGGAGGAATGGAAGGTGAA ATTACCATAACTCCATTCAATATGAAAGAAGAACTGGAAGAGGGCCATTTTGATAATCAGGGTCATTATCATTGGAAGAAAGAGAAAGAAATAAGAGATGGCTGGCTGGACAACATAGATTGGGTCAAAGTGAAGGGCAGGCCAGAAGATAAATACAAGGTTCACAAAGACAATGATACCAAAGGGCTTGGTGATGAATCCAGTAGTGAAGAGGATGAACCGGAAGAAAAATTTGATTTGTTAGAAAATTACAAGGAAATATTCAAGCACATGAAACCCAGGGAAACTATTGCAAAGACCCTTCAGCGCCTTG GTGCAAGCTCCAAAATATCCAGTGCAGAGCGCTGGAAGAGGAAAAAAGCAGGTATTGTTGATGAAAATAGTACAATTGTTACTAGAGTAACGGAGCTGGCTAACCAAATCCTGACCAAGCTGGGTAACATGGACATTTACCAAGAAACATATGAAAAAATTGAGGCTATCATAGCtaagcatgaaaataaaaaagaagacACTGATTTGGATATGTATGCTGATGACTTTGATCAAAAGGAAAAGAGTGTTTTGGACAAAAATAATCCAGCTGGAACTGAAAGTGAGAAGAAGGATGAGGAGGAGGAACAGCAAGAAGTGAAATGGGAATTCAAGTGGAATCAGAATGATGAAGACACGTCAGGACCTCATTCTACTGAACAAATGCACAAATGGTCATCAGAGGGATACTTCAAAACTGGTGTTTGGGTTAGAAAGCAAGGGGAAGACAGTCAGTTCTACACATCCAATAGAATAGACTTTGAACTATACttgtaa
- the LOC126053724 gene encoding methyltransferase-like 26, which translates to MAKDVASYISGDNSHHNEKLIYPAATRNQDPILQVLKRFLICDVESIEDEESPLFLEIAAGSGQHLAYFAPHFPGVRFQPTEVDDSLLGSISYYAENCPTKNIMPPKLIDICQKLSSYGFEENSIDYLYNANMIHISPYACTVGLFENAGNYLKPDALMITYGPYSKDGVITPESNIQFDASLRARNADWGLRDITDLIKLADKNNLSLMDTVEMPANNKTLIWKKN; encoded by the exons ATGGCTAAAGATGTGGCTTCCTACATTTCCGGAGATAATAG TCACCATAATGAGAAATTAATATATCCAGCTGCTACAAGGAACCAAGACCCAATACTACAAGTTTTAAAAAGATTTCTCATCTGTGATGTTGAAAGTATTGAAGATGAAGAGAGCCCATTATTCTTGGAGATAGCAGCAGGCTCCGGACAGCATTTAGCTTATTTTGCACCCCACTTCCCTGGAGTTAGATTTCAGCCAACTGAAGTGGATGATAGCTTGCTTGGCAGTATATCTTATTATGCTGAAAACTGCCCAACCAAAAATATAATGCCTCCAAAACTTATTGACATTTGTCAAAAATTATCATCTTATGGTTTTGAGGAAAACAGTATAGACTACTTGTATAATGCTAACATGATTCACATTAGCCCATATGCATGCACTGTTGGATTATTTGAAAATGCAGGAAATTATTTGAAACCTGATGCCTTGATGATTACTTATGGGCCATACAGCAAAGATGGTGTTATCACACCAGAGAGCAATATTCAATTTGATGCTTCACTCAGGGCACGTAATGCAGATTGGGGCTTAAGAGACATCACAGATCTAATTAAATTAgctgacaaaaataatttgtctCTGATGGATACTGTAGAAATGCCAGCTaacaacaaaacattaatatggAAAAAGAACTAA
- the LOC126057001 gene encoding uncharacterized protein LOC126057001 produces the protein MNNFQKEFIMGMFLDDDNASTMERLVVAVANIVSENNENMNKFSTAFEKEFDYTSVRVENPGVVPVTRRMKGFYEDSVRNFTDDDYAVRFKMKRSTVQTLINFLKNYVKPGNISLDKKVHVFLWLMVSDSSYNEIGKLFGMHKSSVSNIFHEIATLLTEHRYRFISWPSVEEQHITRIKVNSRFKFPNCVGFIDACRFKVGSKRNKKDKPEIILLQAVCDESLIFLDIHIGELGKTRKHRVFKESALAHELKNFVEFENHILGDSEYRLRKNLITPFTSEELLTSEEMKFNEIHWKTRSYIGHAFELMKERFRKLNHIDIVKLESVHLLITVACILHNFILMHEGCSEVKEEAVACDDGVTINTSIVQTALEKRQFLCNYINYIDKEEI, from the exons atgaataattttcaaaaggAATTCATAATGGGCATGTTCTTAGATGATGACAATGCCTCCACTATGGAAAGATTGGTTGTAGCTGTAGCTAATATAGTTAGCGAAAACAACGAAAACATGAACAAGTTCAGCACGGCTTTTGAGAAGGAGTTTGATTATACATCTGTAAGGGTTGAAAATCCCGGAGTCGTTCCTGTTACTCGGCGTATGAAAGGATTTTATGAAGATTCAGTACGTAATTTCACTGATGACGATTACGCTGTGAGATTTAAAATGAAGAGGAGTACAGTTCAG actcttataaactttttgaaGAACTATGTGAAACCTGGAAATATCTCCCTGGATAAGAAAGTTCATGTGTTTCTGTGGTTAATGGTGAGTGATAGTTCTTATAATGaaataggtaaattatttgGTATGCATAAATCTTCAGTGAGCAACATATTCCATGAGATAGCTACCCTCCTTACTGAACATAGATATAGATTCATTAGCTGGCCATCAGTAGAGGAACAGCACATTACTAGAATAAAGGTGAATAGCAGATTCAAGTTCCCTAACTGTGTGGGATTTATTGATGCATGCCGTTTTAAAGTTGGCTCtaagagaaataaaaaagataaacctGAAATCATTCTCCTACAAGCTGTTTGTGATGAATCTCTCATATTCCTAGACATTCATATTGGTGAATTAGGAAAAACAAGAAAGCATAGAGTTTTCAAAGAAAGTGCTTTGGCACATGAGCTTAAGAATTTTGTTGAATTTGAGAATCATATTTTGGGAGACTCTGAATATAGACTAAGGAAAAACTTAATTACTCCATTTACAAGTGAAGAGTTGTTAACAAGCGAAGAGATGAAGTTTAATGAGATTCATTGGAAGACTCGCAGCTATATTGGTCATGCATTTGAATTAATGAAGGAAAGATTCAGGAAATTAAACCATATTGATATTGTGAAGCTTGAGTCTGTGCACTTGCTTATAACTGTGGCATGTATTCTTCATAACTTTATACTGATGCATGAGGGATGCTCGGAAGTTAAGGAGGAGGCAGTAGCCTGTGATGATGGAGTCACTATCAACACTAGCATTGTTCAAACTGCTTTAGAGAAGAGACAGTTTTTATGTAACTACATCAATTATATTGATAAAGAAGAAATTTGA